The genomic interval GCGACTCCATCAGCAGCCAGGCCACCACCATCGGCCAGCTGGAGACCGTGGGCCTGTCTTGGAAGCTGATCGACAGCGAACTGGACGAGCTCAAGCGCGTGACCCCGCAAGACATCCAGAACGCTGCGCGCACCTATTTCACCCGCGAACGCCTGAGCGTTGCCCATGTATTGCCCGAGGAGTCCGCTCATGAGTGATCGCAGCGCACCACGCCACACCCTGCTGGCGACGGGCATCCGCGCCCTGGCGCTGGCGGCGGTATTGACGGCCCCGGCCCTGGCCGACAACGCGGCCAAGGCTGACAGCACCGCGGCCCGCCCGGCCAATACCCTGCAGTCGCTGGCCGAACTGGACGGCAAGGCCCCCAGCCGACGTCAACTGAACATCCAGCACTGGAACACCGCCGAAGGCGCCCGGGTACTGTTCGTCGAAGCCCGCGAACTGCCGATGTTCGACCTGCGCGTCACCTTCGCCGCCGGTAGCAGCCAGGACGGCGGCACGCCAGGCCTGGCCGCCTTGACCAACGCCATGCTCAACGAGGGCGTGGCCGGCAAGGACGTGACCGCTATTGCCGAAGGCTTCGAGGGCCTGGGCGCAGACTTCGGCAACGGCTCGTACCGCGACATGGCCGTGGCATCGCTGCGCAGCCTGAGCACCAAGGACAAGCGCGAACCGGCGCTTAAGCTGTTCGCTGAAGTGGCAGGCAAGCCGACCTTCCCCGAGGACGCCCTCAAGCGCATCAAGAACCAGATGCTGGCCGGCTTCGAATACGACAAGCAGAACCCCGGCAAGCTCGCGGGCAAGGCCCTGTTCGGCAAGCTGTACGGCGACCACCCGTACGCCCACCCGAGCGACGGCAGCGCCGAGAGCATCAACGGCATCACCCTGGCACAGTTGCGCGCCTTCCACGCCAAGGCCTACTCGGCCGGCAACGCGGTCATCGCCCTGGTCGGCGACCTCAGCCGCACCGAAGCCGAAGCCATTGCCGCCCAGGTATCCGCCGGCCTGCCGAAAGGCCCGGCGCTGGCTGCACCGGCCCAACCGACCGACCCCAAGGCGGGCCTGACCCACATCGACTTCCCGTCCAAGCA from Pseudomonas kermanshahensis carries:
- a CDS encoding M16 family metallopeptidase encodes the protein MSDRSAPRHTLLATGIRALALAAVLTAPALADNAAKADSTAARPANTLQSLAELDGKAPSRRQLNIQHWNTAEGARVLFVEARELPMFDLRVTFAAGSSQDGGTPGLAALTNAMLNEGVAGKDVTAIAEGFEGLGADFGNGSYRDMAVASLRSLSTKDKREPALKLFAEVAGKPTFPEDALKRIKNQMLAGFEYDKQNPGKLAGKALFGKLYGDHPYAHPSDGSAESINGITLAQLRAFHAKAYSAGNAVIALVGDLSRTEAEAIAAQVSAGLPKGPALAAPAQPTDPKAGLTHIDFPSKQTHLMLAELGIDRQDPDWPALSLGNQILGGGAFGTRLMSEVREKRGLTYGVYSVFSPMQVRGPFMINLQTRAELSEGTLKLVQDILADYLKSGPTQQELDDAKRELAGSFPLSNASNASIVGQLGAIGFYNLPLTWLEDFMQQSQALTVEQVKAAMNKHLSADKLVIVTAGPKVPQKPLPAPTDKPS